The DNA window AAAAGCTAAAAAGGTATGCCTTCAGTCACTTAgagctgaatttgaaatgttaaaaatgaagagctccgagaatatcgatgactatgccaatcgtgtaaaatcggtggtaaataaaatgaaacgaaatggagaaactcttgacgaggtaagagtgatggagaaaattctacggtcactcacacgcaaattcgagtacgtagtcgttgccatcgaagaatcaaaagatttgtcaaagatgtcgctcgaagaacttgtgggttctctgcaagcccatgagcaaaagatgaagctaaatgaagatagtgaaaatcttgatcaagccttgcatagcaagttgtccgtcgacgacggagaaacaagtaataactttagccaaggaagaggaaaccgcagaggataccgtggaggctaccgtggtggaaacagaggaggaagaggatcacgaggacgtggaaatcaatcatatgggagatatcaagaaaataaagattatcaaacatccaaccgtggacgtggatctagaggtcgtggccgaggcagatttcaagaaaataaatctcAGGTACAATGCTACAACTGTAACAAGTATGGACATTTCAGTTACGAGTGCAGATCAACACACAAAGTGGATGAAAGAAACCATGTAGCAGTCGCAGCAGAAGGCAACGAAAAAGTGGAATCAAATGTCTTTCTCACTTACGGAGAAAATGAAGATCGCAAGAGAAGTGTGTGGTATCTCGACAACGGTGCAAGCAACCACATGTGTGGAAGAAAGGAGCTATTCACAGAATTAGATGAAACAGTTCATGGACAAATAACTTTTGGAGACAACTCACATGCAGAAATCAaaggaaaaggcaaggttgttATAACACAAAGGAATGGAGAGAAGAAGTACATCTCAGACGTTTACTACGTACCAGCTTTGAAGAGCAACCTGATCAGTCTTGGTCAACTCCTAGAAAAATGATATGAAGTTCATATGAAAGACCGCTCACTCGCCATCAGGAACAAAAGTGGAGAATTAGTTGTTCGAGTTGATATGACGCGAAATCGTCTTTTCACCCTCGACATCGAGTCTGAAGAAATAAAATGCATGAAGACGGATCTGaagaatgaatcatggttgtggcaCTTAAGGTACGGACATCTCGGATTTTCTGGCTTGAAGCTGTTGTCGAAGACAAATATGGTGAATGGATTACCAAGTATTAATAATCCAGATCAACTGTGTGAAGCCTGTGTCAAAGGAAAGCAGCATAGGCAGAAATTTGAAGTAGGAAAATCTCGAAGAGCTAGAAGACCATTGGAAATTGTACACACCGACATATCTGGTCCGTACGACATTGAATCACTCGGTGGAAACAGGTATtacctaacttttattgatgattatagcaGAAAATGTTGGGTTTATTTTCCCAAAGCAAAATCGGAAGCCCTAGAAAAATTCAAAGAGTTCAAAGCAATGGTGGAAAAACAGAGTGGTCGATATTTGAAGATACTCAGATCCGATAGAGGAGGCGAGTATACTGCAAAGCTTTATGAAAGTTTCTGCAAGGATCATGGAATCATTCATCAGTTAACAGCCAGAcgcactccacaacaaaacggagttgcagaaaggaagaatcggacaattctggatatggcaagaagcatgataaaaggtaaacaccttccgagaactttctgggctgaagccgttgaatgcgcagtttatctgttgaatcaatgtccaacaaaaagtgtaagacacaagacaccagaagaagcatggagcggtcacaagccaagagttggacacctcaaaatttttggatgcattgcatatgcacacgttcctgagcaacagaggaaaaagcttgacgatagaggagagaagtgtacctttataggctatgacaaaagaagtaaggcctacagactttataatcctcttactaagaaattgattatctcaagagatgtcgagttcgatgaagcggattactggagatggagtgaagaagaaaagaaagtggaaggATTATTTTTCAACGAAGACGACAATGATGTCATCAACCAAGAAGAACAAGGCGATAATCAAAGTCCTGGCACAACAGCCCCTTCGTCACAAACCAACAGCAGCGGAAGCAGCAGCTCAGATGAAGCACCCACAAGAACACGGAGTCTCAACGACATCTACAATTCTACGGAACCTGTAGAGACGCAGTTCGATTATTCACTATTCTGTCTAATGACAGAATGTGATCCAGTGACATACGAAGAAGCAATTGAAGACAATAAATGGAAGAAGGCCATGGACGAGGAGATTGCTGCAATAAGAAGGAATGACACGTGGGAGCTAACAAGTCTGCCAGAAGGACATAGCCCGATTGGTGTCAAGTGGGTGTACAAGACGAAGACCAACAAAGAAGGAAAAGTAGAGAAATACAAGGCAAGACTAGTCGCCAAAGGCTACAAGCAAAGACAAGGAGTGGACTATGATGAAATATTTGCTCCAGTCGCAAGAATAGACACAATTAGGCTTCTCATAGCGGTCGCAGCACAATACAAATGGAAAATCTATCAGATGGACGTTAAGTCTGCATTCCTGAATGGCTACTTGGAGGAGGAAGTCTACATAGAACAACCACCTGGATATAGCATACAAGGAAAGGAGGACAAAGTCTACCgattgaagaaagctttgtatggattgaagcaagcccCAAGAGCATGGAACACAAGGATCGACGAGTACTTCCGAAGAAATGGATTCATCAAAAGCCCGCACGAGCACACCCTGTACACAAAGAAGAATGGATATGGAGATATCATGATCGTATGCCTATATGTGGATGACATGATCTTCACCGGAAACAATCCAGGTATGTCTGATGATTTCAAGAAAGCTATgactaaagaatttgaaatgacagatatcggtgagatgtcatactttcttggagttgaggtgaaacaaatgcaagatggaatttttgtctctcaaaagaagtatgcggagcagattttgaacaagttcaaaatgaaggattgcaagccagtagtcacgccagctgatccagggatgaagctaagtgttgatt is part of the Gossypium hirsutum isolate 1008001.06 chromosome D11, Gossypium_hirsutum_v2.1, whole genome shotgun sequence genome and encodes:
- the LOC121223176 gene encoding uncharacterized protein, with product MGDVIQLQVPQLTKTNYGNWSIRMKALLGSQDCWEIVEKGYIEPGDAATEAALSNDAKKALREARKKDQKALNSIFQGMDESTFEKISDVKNAKNAWEILQKSFQGVEKAKKVCLQSLRAEFEMLKMKSSENIDDYANRVKSVVMDERNHVAVAAEGNEKVESNVFLTYGENEDRKRSVWYLDNGASNHMCGRKELFTELDETVHGQITFGDNSHAEIKGKGKVVITQRNGEKKYISDVYYVPALKSNLISLGQLLEK